Genomic segment of bacterium:
AAATTTTAATTTTTGTTTTGAAAGGGGGTGAAACAAATATATGACAAAAGCTGATATCGTCAATAAAATTTCTGACAGTGTAGGGCTCAGCAAAAAAGATGCTACTTCAGCAGTCGACGCAGTGATTGAAGCTATTACAAAGGCTTTATCCAAAGGTGAAAGTGTTCAGTTAGTAGGTTTCGGGTCATTTAACGTCCGCAAAAGAGCAGCAAGGAGAGGCCGCAATCCTCAAACCGGCGCTAGCATAAAAATAGCAGC
This window contains:
- a CDS encoding HU family DNA-binding protein, with amino-acid sequence MTKADIVNKISDSVGLSKKDATSAVDAVIEAITKALSKGESVQLVGFGSFNVRKRAARRGRNPQTGASIKIAARKVPSFKAGKALKDAVN